From Hylaeus volcanicus isolate JK05 chromosome 2, UHH_iyHylVolc1.0_haploid, whole genome shotgun sequence, the proteins below share one genomic window:
- the LOC128884953 gene encoding esterase FE4-like: MDKPIVSVKLGRVQGIGVESVLGSFYIAFYEIPYGIPPIGERRFKDPEPPLLWMSIKDCTVPTGKICIQAGESPPYKVIGSEDCLYLNVYTKSVSQSKPVMFWIHGNGFTSGNAGFDAARPDYLLEKDVVVVTANYRLGAFGFLNLDHRAAPGNIGLKDLIAALEWVRDNIANFGGDPKNVTIFGQNTGGVLAHALTLSPKAEGLFHKAIIQSGTMTSSWATKQSRPARGRKLASLLGINATDPEEIIEKMRKLPAKEIAKMQNRILTKQEAGMFDLPFGINCDEVAVNPVLPLPLHYLWAHDSAVPIMAGYTSGESIMFFNDNKKEAVDNYNRNLPEYTKLLSGFKELTPAENDDLLKDVKNRYFDGQAISRDKVDSFLRLMTDIYIGIPTKLFIEDRVKRTSMYTYFYRFKYVGNEKSLKELRSKRLVNEATNGDELPYLFYLPSCKVDNPEPPAIGTKDRVVMERMTTMWTNFAKTGHPALRRNDLIKTAWKVATKNELNILEIGEECELIVTEPHVLTTKEKFTITAESNEEIINTSE; the protein is encoded by the exons ATGGATAAACCGATAGTTTCTGTAAAACTAGGTAGAGTACAAGGTATAGGCGTCGAAAGTGTCCTAGGTTCTTTTTACATCGCTTTTTATGAGATACCTTACGGGATTCCGCCCATCGGAGAACGCAGATTTAAG GATCCAGAGCCACCACTTTTGTGGATGAGTATTAAAGATTGTACTGTACCCACcggaaaaatatgtattcaagCAGGGGAATCACCACCCTACAAAGTAATTGGAAGCGAGGATTGTCTTTACCTCAACGTTTACACCAAATCCGTGAGTCAATCGAAGCCAGTTATGTTTTGGATCCACGGGAATGGTTTCACGTCGGGGAACGCTGGTTTCGATGCCGCGAGGCCTGATTACTTGCTCGAGAAAGATGTCGTTGTTGTTACAGCTAATTACAGACTGGGTGCATTCG gTTTCTTAAATCTTGATCATCGAGCTGCACCTGGGAACATCGGCCTGAAAGACCTAATCGCAGCTTTGGAGTGGGTCAGGGACAATATTGCCAATTTCGGAGGGGATCCAAAAAACGTCACGATTTTTGGTCAAAACACAGGAGGAGTATTAGCTCATGCCTTAACTTTGTCGCCGAAAGCGGAAG GGCTCTTTCACAAAGCGATCATCCAAAGTGGAACTATGACGTCTAGCTGGGCTACTAAACAAAGTCGTCCAGCTCGCGGTAGGAAGCTTGCATCTCTCCTTGGAATAAACGCTACCGACCCCGaggaaattattgaaaagatGCGCAAGCTGCCTGCTAAGGAAATCGCCAAGATGCAGAATCGTATTCTCACAAAACAG GAGGCAGGCATGTTCGACCTACCCTTTGGAATAAATTGCGACGAGGTAGCGGTAAACCCTGTGTTACCATTGCCACTTCATTATTTATGGGCACACGACAGTGCTGTTCCAATTATGGCAGGATACACGTCGGGCGAATCCATCATGTTTTTCAATG ATAATAAAAAGGAAGCAGTGGATAACTACAATCGTAATCTACCCGAGTACACGAAACTCTTAAGTGGGTTCAAAGAGTTAACACCCGCGGAAAACgatgatttattaaaagacGTCAAGAATCGATACTTTGATGGACAAGCAATTAGCAGGGATAAAGTGGACTCGTTTCTGCGTTTGATGACTGACATCTACATTGGCATTCCCACCAAGTTATTCATTGAAGATCGTGTAAAAAGGACATCCATGTATACTTACTTTTACAGATTCAAGTATGtcggaaatgaaaaatcgttGAAGGAACTCCGATCGAAACGTCTAGTcaatg agGCAACTAATGGGGACGAACTGCCGTATCTGTTCTACTTGCCTTCGTGCAAAGTTGACAATCCTGAACCACCAGCTATTGGCACGAAAGATAGAGTTGTTATGGAGCGTATGACAACCATGTGGACCAATTTCGCTAAGACAGG GCATCCAGCACTACGAAGGAATGATTTAATCAAGACCGCTTGGAAAGTTGCGACTAAGAATgagttgaatattttagaaattggcGAAGAGTGTGAGTTGATAGTCACGGAACCGCACGTGTTAACCACCAAGGAAAAGTTCACTATCACTGCAGAATCGaacgaagaaattataaatacgtcAGAGTAA
- the LOC128884954 gene encoding esterase FE4-like, with amino-acid sequence MYKPIVTLKQGKARGASVQGVLGSSYIAFHEIPFAAPPVGELRFKDPEPPVPWTGIRNCTTATGKFCAQAEDATPDYVFGSEDCLYLNVYTNSLNQSKPVIFWIHGGSFKSGAGSFKIIRPDYLITKDVVVVTVTYRLGAFGFLNLGHRVAPGNQGLKDLIAALEWVKENIAKFGGDPNNVTIAGQSAGGVLVHALTVSPRAKGLFHKAIMQSGLLTCSWGFGQSHPERGFKLAAALGINSNDPEEIVKEMRKLSDKDIVLGYPSILTRHESQIYEMAFGVNYDDIAENPVLPLHIDELSSNDASIPVLTGYLSYDCIMFFNDNGKEAVDNYNRYLPDYVKILGRHKHLGSAKLEELMEFVKDHYFNGQPISSNMMEQFLRFVTDIYFTVPMRKYIEDRVKRTSAPTYLYKFSYVGNEMTFTDLSMKRVVRGSSHMDELAYILYSPLCKIKSLEPPPVGTKDRDLIEFLCTTWSNFARTGHCTPCQDGVIKTTWNPVTKEERCYLEIGERIELLPYKPDAFNSIYTLLADL; translated from the exons ATGTACAAACCTATTGTTACTCTCAAGCAAGGTAAAGCACGCGGTGCTTCCGTCCAAGGTGTTCTAGGATCATCTTATATTGCATTTCACGAGATACCTTTCGCGGCTCCCCCCGTTGGAGAACTCAGATTCAAG GATCCAGAACCACCTGTTCCATGGACTGGTATCAGAAATTGTACTACAGCTACTGGAAAGTTCTGCGCACAGGCTGAAGATGCTACGCCAGACTATGTTTTCGGGAGCGAAGATTGCCTTTACCTGAATGTTTATACCAATTCTCTTAATCAATCGAAACCAGTGATATTTTGGATTCATGGTGGTTCGTTCAAATCAGGAGCCGGAAGTTTCAAGATTATAAGGCCTGATTACTTAATAACAAAAGACGTCGTCGTTGTTACAGTTACATATAGGCTGGGTGCATTCG gTTTCCTAAACCTGGGACACCGAGTCGCTCCCGGAAACCAGGGCTTAAAGGACCTAATTGCAGCGTTGGAGTGGGTCAAAGAGAATATTGCCAAATTCGGAGGAGATCCAAACAATGTCACGATCGCTGGACAAAGTGCAGGCGGAGTGCTAGTCCATGCCTTAACGGTGTCACCGAGAGCGAAAG GACTCTTCCACAAAGCGATCATGCAAAGTGGATTATTGACATGTAGCTGGGGTTTCGGGCAAAGTCATCCAGAACGTGGTTTCAAACTTGCGGCCGCTCTTGGAATAAACTCTAACGACCCCGAGGAAATCGTTAAAGAAATGCGCAAGCTGTCCGATAAAGATATCGTCTTGGGTTATCCGAGTATACTCACAAGACAC GAGAGTCAAATCTACGAAATGGCGTTTGGAGTGAATTACGATGATATAGCGGAAAACCCAGTTTTACCCTTGCACATTGACGAATTAAGTTCAAACGACGCCAGTATTCCTGTCTTGACAGGATACCTCTCATATGATTGTATCATGTTTTTCAAtg ATAACGGAAAGGAAGCGGTGGATAATTACAATCGTTATCTACCTGACTACGTGAAAATCTTAGGGAGACATAAACATTTAGGCTCCGCGAAACTAGAAGAATTAATGGAGTTTGTCAAGGATCATTATTTTAACGGACAGCCAATTAGTAGTAACATGATGGAGCAGTTCCTACGTTTCGTAaccgatatttattttaccgtTCCCATGAGGAAGTACATCGAGGATCGCGTGAAAAGGACATCCGCGCCTACGTACTTGTACAAGTTTTCGTACGTCGGAAACGAAATGACATTTACAGATCTTTCGATGAAACGTGTTGTAAGAG gATCATCTCATATGGACGAATTAGCATACATATTGTACTCGCCTCTTTGCAAAATTAAGAGCCTCGAACCACCACCGGTTGGTACGAAGGATAGAGACCTGATTGAATTTTTGTGTACGACGTGGTCCAATTTCGCTAGGACAGG GCATTGTACTCCATGTCAGGACGGTGTTATCAAGACCACTTGGAATCCTGTGACGAAGGAGGAGCGTTGTTATTTAGAAATTGGTGAACGTATCGAGTTGCTACCCTATAAACCTGATgcgtttaattcaatttacacTCTCTTAGCCGatttataa